In one Lentimicrobiaceae bacterium genomic region, the following are encoded:
- a CDS encoding class I SAM-dependent methyltransferase, translated as MLLLNPLHFTDYELIDSGNFEKLERFGKYILRRPEPQAVWLPSLPESEWKLKANASFIKEKNNPEKGEWHLQKGMPEQWFISYRYKNMQIQMRLGLTAFRHIGIFPEQSVNWDYIYDAIHSLSVAQPRVLNLFAYTGGASLVARAAGAAVTHVDSVKPVITWSRENMEASGLEGIRWVVEDALKFVRREVKRGNTYHGIILDPPAYGRGPDGEKWVLEDSIGEMMQLCSQLLETAHAFILLNLYSMGFSSLIAANLVNAYLPGLKYPEYGELFIPDNTEKKLPLGVFCRGKR; from the coding sequence ATGCTTCTTCTTAACCCGCTTCACTTTACTGATTACGAACTGATAGACAGTGGAAATTTTGAAAAATTAGAACGTTTCGGAAAGTATATCCTTCGGCGTCCTGAACCTCAGGCAGTCTGGCTACCATCTTTGCCTGAATCAGAGTGGAAACTAAAGGCAAATGCCAGTTTCATCAAGGAAAAAAATAATCCGGAAAAAGGCGAATGGCATTTACAAAAAGGCATGCCTGAGCAATGGTTTATATCTTACCGGTACAAAAATATGCAAATCCAAATGCGCCTGGGATTGACAGCTTTCCGGCATATCGGCATTTTCCCCGAACAAAGTGTAAATTGGGATTATATTTATGATGCCATTCATTCTCTGAGTGTTGCACAACCCCGTGTATTGAATCTATTTGCCTATACCGGAGGGGCTTCACTGGTAGCAAGGGCTGCGGGAGCGGCTGTTACCCATGTTGATTCTGTGAAACCGGTAATCACCTGGAGCCGTGAAAATATGGAAGCCAGTGGATTGGAAGGCATACGTTGGGTTGTGGAGGATGCGTTGAAATTTGTTCGGCGTGAAGTGAAAAGAGGGAATACCTATCATGGAATTATTCTGGACCCACCGGCTTACGGTAGGGGACCGGATGGTGAAAAATGGGTATTGGAAGATTCGATTGGTGAAATGATGCAACTTTGTAGTCAATTATTGGAGACAGCTCATGCTTTTATTCTTCTTAATCTGTATTCGATGGGCTTTTCATCTCTGATTGCAGCCAATCTTGTAAATGCTTATTTGCCCGGACTGAAATATCCGGAATATGGCGAATTGTTCATTCCGGACAATACCGAAAAAAAATTGCCTTTGGGAGTTTTTTGCAGGGGAAAGAGGTAG
- a CDS encoding DMT family transporter yields MKLSIIWVYVLVIFSMLFWGLSFVWFKIVNPFYSPITIIFLRLLISSSMLYFIIRIFRFRYKVKQKDVKYFLLLAFCQPFCYFLGESYGLTKVSSTVSAVIIATIPLFTPIVAYYFVHEKLSLFHFIGMIVSFSGIIIMIINPDLSFNASPQGIFLLFFAVASAVAFSAVIRKISPDYSPLTITFYQNLLGSVYFLPLFFIFDYQNFIYTTPSWNAIAALLQLAVFASSLAYLFYVIGLNRIGLNKASLYANLIPVFTAFFSFFILGEQFTFAKILGIAVVIVGVMISQLDKLNNRLKLRKL; encoded by the coding sequence TTGAAACTGTCTATTATCTGGGTTTACGTACTTGTAATTTTCTCCATGCTCTTCTGGGGGTTGTCTTTTGTTTGGTTTAAAATTGTAAACCCATTTTATAGTCCCATCACCATTATCTTTTTAAGACTACTCATTTCCAGTAGCATGTTGTACTTTATTATCCGTATATTTCGTTTCCGGTACAAGGTAAAGCAAAAAGATGTAAAATATTTTCTCTTGTTGGCATTTTGCCAGCCCTTTTGCTATTTCCTTGGCGAAAGCTATGGATTAACAAAAGTTTCTTCCACCGTTTCTGCGGTTATCATTGCCACCATTCCATTGTTTACACCTATTGTGGCGTATTATTTCGTCCACGAAAAATTAAGTTTGTTTCATTTTATCGGAATGATTGTATCCTTTAGCGGAATTATTATCATGATTATCAATCCTGATCTTTCCTTTAATGCATCCCCGCAAGGTATATTTTTATTGTTTTTCGCAGTAGCCTCTGCGGTAGCTTTTTCGGCAGTAATCCGAAAGATAAGTCCCGATTACTCGCCACTTACGATAACATTTTATCAAAATCTGCTTGGATCTGTATATTTTTTACCATTATTTTTCATCTTTGATTATCAAAATTTTATTTATACGACTCCTTCATGGAATGCCATTGCTGCCCTTTTACAATTAGCAGTTTTTGCTTCTTCTTTGGCTTATCTGTTTTATGTAATCGGGCTCAATCGTATCGGATTAAATAAAGCTTCATTATACGCTAATTTAATTCCCGTTTTTACGGCGTTCTTTTCTTTTTTTATTCTCGGTGAACAGTTTACATTTGCAAAAATACTTGGAATAGCTGTAGTAATTGTAGGAGTTATGATTTCACAGTTAGATAAATTAAATAACCGTTTAAAATTACGAAAGTTATGA
- a CDS encoding saccharopine dehydrogenase NADP-binding domain-containing protein produces the protein MKILVLGTGLVGGPIAADLARDTNFEVGIADINPVKMNMLGEKYPVKTYCCDLKNPDMVKEIIKEYDMAVNAVPGFMGFSTLKALTEAGKNVVDIAFFPEDMFLLDHLAKEKNVTIVSDMGVAPGMSHLLTGYGASMLDKVEKAIIYVGGLPKIRQWPYEYKAVFSPVDVLEEYTRSARVIENGKEIIKSALSEAELIDFPKIGTLEAFVSDGLRSLTKTIPADYMVEKTLRYKGHIELMKIFRESGFFDTKPVQIQGQWVSPLEFTSKLLFPKWKLEEGEEDITVMQIIVEGQKNGRKLRFTWNLYDTYDKVTETHSMARTTGYAATAAVRLLASGLYAQKGVSAPEFIGKHPECVQYMLDRLKERGICYQETKEDI, from the coding sequence ATGAAAATACTTGTTTTGGGAACCGGATTGGTAGGTGGTCCTATTGCAGCCGACCTTGCCCGCGATACAAATTTTGAGGTTGGAATAGCAGATATTAATCCTGTAAAAATGAATATGTTAGGAGAAAAATATCCTGTAAAAACCTACTGTTGCGACCTGAAAAATCCAGATATGGTAAAAGAAATCATAAAAGAATATGATATGGCTGTAAATGCCGTACCCGGTTTTATGGGTTTTTCTACCCTGAAAGCATTGACTGAAGCAGGGAAAAACGTTGTGGACATAGCATTTTTCCCGGAAGATATGTTTTTGTTGGATCATCTTGCCAAGGAGAAAAATGTTACAATCGTTTCCGATATGGGTGTTGCTCCGGGGATGAGCCACTTACTGACAGGCTACGGAGCATCCATGCTCGATAAAGTAGAAAAAGCCATTATTTACGTTGGTGGGCTTCCCAAAATTCGCCAATGGCCATACGAATACAAGGCTGTTTTTTCTCCTGTTGATGTTTTGGAAGAATATACCCGCTCGGCACGAGTGATAGAAAACGGGAAGGAAATAATTAAATCTGCTTTGTCTGAAGCTGAATTGATTGACTTTCCCAAAATCGGGACACTCGAAGCTTTTGTAAGCGATGGGCTTCGTTCGTTAACAAAAACCATTCCGGCTGATTATATGGTTGAAAAGACCCTGCGTTACAAAGGGCACATCGAACTGATGAAAATATTTCGCGAAAGCGGATTTTTCGATACAAAACCGGTTCAAATTCAAGGTCAATGGGTTTCGCCGCTGGAATTTACCTCCAAGTTACTTTTTCCTAAATGGAAATTAGAAGAAGGGGAAGAAGACATCACAGTGATGCAGATAATTGTAGAAGGGCAGAAAAATGGGAGAAAACTCCGTTTTACATGGAATCTTTATGACACATACGATAAGGTAACGGAAACACATTCCATGGCACGCACTACAGGTTATGCCGCCACGGCGGCAGTCAGGCTACTTGCATCAGGATTATACGCACAAAAAGGGGTTTCGGCACCGGAATTTATCGGCAAACATCCCGAATGTGTCCAATATATGCTTGACCGTCTGAAAGAGCGAGGTATTTGTTACCAGGAAACGAAAGAAGATATTTAG
- a CDS encoding thiamine pyrophosphate-dependent enzyme has translation MELTEKYNINTTAKEILEKWYYLMLVGRRIDEKAPNYLRQALGWSYHAPYAGHDGIQLAIGQVFDRETDHLFPYYRDMLTALSAGITAEEIILNGLSKATDIASGGRHMSNHFAKPEWHIHNVSSATGNHTLHAAGVARAMKKYNHKGVAISSQGESSTSEGYVFEAINGASNEKLPVIFVFQDNGYGISVPKKDQTANHYAADNYSGLKHLRIIHCDGKNVFDSMNAMMEAKRHVLENGEPVIVHASCVRIGSHSNSDKHELYRDDNEITCTTAADPLLRFRKQLLHAKRFTEEELATIDNEAKNIVSQAHKKAIAAPDPSPDSIYNFVSPEPYISVKYPDGTHKETGEKKRLITAINETLKAEFRHNPDTFLWGQDIANKDKGGIFNVSKGMQHEFGKERVFNAPIAEDFIVGTANGMSRFDEKIRIVVEGAEFADYFWPAMEQLVELSHDYWRSNGKFSPNVTVRLASGGYIGGGLYHSQTIEGALTTLPGLRVVYPSFADDAAGLLRTAIRSRGPTVFLEPKALYNDPSAEAVVLNDFEVPFGKARIRRQGKDLTIITYGNTAPMCLQVADNIFADTGKNIEVIDIRSLVPLDKESILISVKKTNRALVVHEDKVFAGFGGELTSIIASDAFEYLDAPIKRIGATYTPVGFNRILEKAILPDAEKIYLAAKELLEY, from the coding sequence ATGGAATTAACAGAAAAATACAATATCAATACCACTGCAAAAGAAATACTTGAAAAATGGTATTATTTGATGCTTGTTGGCAGGCGGATAGACGAAAAAGCGCCCAATTACCTGAGACAGGCTTTAGGCTGGTCGTACCATGCGCCTTATGCCGGACACGACGGAATCCAGCTTGCCATCGGGCAGGTATTTGACCGCGAAACCGACCATCTTTTTCCATATTACCGCGACATGCTCACTGCACTTTCTGCCGGCATCACCGCCGAGGAAATCATCCTGAACGGACTGTCGAAAGCTACCGACATCGCCAGCGGTGGTCGTCATATGTCGAACCATTTTGCCAAACCAGAATGGCATATCCACAATGTTTCCTCTGCCACCGGGAATCATACGTTACATGCAGCCGGCGTTGCACGTGCAATGAAAAAATACAACCACAAAGGAGTTGCTATCAGTTCGCAGGGCGAATCTTCCACCTCCGAAGGATATGTGTTTGAAGCCATTAACGGGGCTTCCAACGAAAAACTACCGGTGATTTTTGTTTTCCAAGATAACGGATACGGAATATCTGTTCCGAAAAAAGACCAGACGGCTAACCACTATGCCGCCGATAATTATTCGGGTTTAAAACATTTAAGAATCATCCATTGCGATGGGAAGAATGTGTTCGACTCCATGAATGCCATGATGGAAGCCAAACGTCATGTGTTGGAAAACGGAGAACCGGTGATTGTTCATGCAAGTTGTGTACGAATCGGTTCGCATTCCAATTCCGACAAGCACGAATTGTACCGCGATGATAACGAAATTACCTGTACCACAGCAGCCGACCCTTTGCTACGTTTTCGGAAACAACTTTTGCATGCCAAACGCTTTACCGAAGAAGAACTTGCCACCATTGACAACGAAGCAAAAAACATCGTTTCGCAGGCACATAAAAAAGCCATCGCAGCACCCGACCCTTCACCAGATAGTATTTATAATTTTGTAAGTCCTGAACCATACATTTCTGTGAAATATCCCGACGGAACCCATAAGGAAACCGGCGAAAAGAAACGGCTCATTACCGCCATCAATGAAACGTTGAAGGCAGAGTTCAGGCATAACCCGGATACATTTCTCTGGGGACAGGACATTGCCAACAAGGATAAAGGCGGAATTTTCAACGTAAGCAAGGGGATGCAGCATGAATTTGGCAAAGAAAGGGTTTTTAATGCTCCTATTGCCGAAGATTTCATCGTGGGAACAGCCAATGGAATGAGCCGTTTTGATGAAAAGATACGCATTGTGGTAGAAGGAGCCGAGTTTGCCGACTATTTCTGGCCCGCAATGGAGCAACTGGTAGAGCTTTCGCACGATTACTGGCGCAGTAACGGGAAATTTTCACCCAATGTTACCGTTCGTCTTGCTTCAGGTGGGTATATCGGGGGCGGTTTATATCATTCTCAAACTATAGAAGGTGCCCTTACCACACTTCCCGGGTTGCGGGTAGTGTATCCTTCTTTTGCCGACGATGCCGCCGGGCTTTTACGTACCGCTATCCGTTCAAGAGGACCTACGGTTTTTCTCGAACCAAAGGCTTTGTACAACGACCCTTCGGCAGAGGCTGTTGTACTAAATGATTTTGAAGTGCCTTTTGGTAAAGCAAGGATTCGCAGGCAGGGTAAAGACCTTACCATCATTACATACGGAAATACTGCTCCAATGTGTTTACAGGTTGCCGACAATATTTTTGCCGATACCGGAAAAAACATTGAAGTAATAGACATCCGTTCGTTAGTTCCGCTGGATAAAGAAAGTATTCTCATTTCTGTAAAAAAGACCAACCGGGCATTGGTGGTTCACGAAGACAAGGTATTTGCAGGTTTTGGCGGGGAACTAACATCCATCATTGCTTCGGATGCCTTTGAATATCTGGATGCACCCATTAAACGAATAGGAGCCACCTATACGCCAGTGGGATTTAACCGTATCCTTGAAAAAGCCATACTCCCGGATGCCGAAAAGATTTATCTTGCTGCAAAAGAATTGCTGGAATACTGA
- a CDS encoding haloacid dehalogenase-like hydrolase — translation MSKKRIKVAIAYDFDGTLAPGNMQEHSFIPTLGMDKASFWSKANHIAKENDMDEILAYMQLMLDEAKRKELPIRRSDFENYGKDISFFDGVEIWFDRINRYAKEQGLDTEHYIISSGLREFIKGTRIASHFTNIFASGFRYDVNGVAQWPALAINYTNKTQYLFRINKGIHNSYDNTVINKFIPDNERPIPFKHIIYVGDGETDVPAMKMIKYQGGTAIAVFNPHGRAKNGKASPRQISEDLIKHERANYIAPADYREDSVLDKIIKRVLDKIATNAELEKLSAI, via the coding sequence ATGTCGAAGAAACGCATTAAAGTAGCCATTGCATACGATTTTGACGGTACGCTGGCACCGGGTAATATGCAGGAACATTCGTTCATACCTACACTTGGTATGGATAAAGCCAGTTTCTGGAGCAAAGCTAACCATATTGCCAAAGAAAATGATATGGACGAAATTCTGGCATATATGCAGCTAATGCTTGATGAGGCAAAAAGAAAAGAATTACCAATACGAAGAAGTGATTTTGAAAATTATGGAAAGGACATTTCCTTTTTTGATGGAGTGGAAATCTGGTTCGACAGGATAAACCGCTATGCAAAAGAACAAGGGTTAGATACGGAACATTATATTATTTCTTCCGGATTACGCGAATTCATTAAAGGCACACGCATTGCATCACATTTTACAAATATTTTTGCTTCTGGTTTCCGGTACGATGTTAATGGTGTTGCCCAATGGCCTGCTTTGGCAATAAATTATACTAACAAAACGCAATATCTTTTCAGAATCAACAAAGGGATACATAATTCGTACGATAATACGGTAATAAATAAATTTATTCCTGATAACGAACGCCCTATCCCTTTTAAACATATCATTTATGTTGGAGACGGAGAAACGGATGTGCCCGCTATGAAAATGATAAAATACCAGGGAGGTACTGCCATTGCCGTTTTCAATCCGCACGGAAGAGCCAAGAATGGCAAGGCGTCACCAAGGCAAATCAGCGAGGATTTAATAAAACATGAAAGAGCCAATTACATTGCCCCTGCTGACTACCGGGAAGATAGTGTCCTGGATAAAATCATTAAACGGGTTCTTGATAAAATAGCTACCAATGCCGAGTTGGAAAAACTTAGTGCAATATGA
- a CDS encoding 3-isopropylmalate dehydratase/homoaconitate hydratase family large subunit, which yields MGKTFAEKILGGECGSIVFKKPNIVLTHDNTASIAGTFAKMGGINVADPDQLLIILDHNAPPTNSKLANDYQKIRDIVEKQGIKKFHDVGEGICHQLMSLYARPNMIIVGSDSHTSTAGAFNAYAAGIDRTEAAGLWKQGETWFRVPESVKITLNGKLSEGVYAKDLALWIIGMIGSSGADYMSIEYHGEGAKTLSVADRMVLCNLASEMGAKNAVFPADEVLETHLGEKVRGTWADPDAKYLKEIVINLGDVFPVVAAPHHVDNVKALSEVQGTKLNQALIGTCTNGRIEDLRIAAKMLEGEKVPRNFQLLVIPASKTIYMQAMKEGLIEIFMNAGASVLAPSCGPCLGTGQGIPADNTTIISTANRNFKGRMGNGAASIYLASPATVAISAIHGEITDPRGIVANDKYPYHAEQSKTVDIKQGEDRYAQGTWNYADVDNLNTDQMFAGKFTYEINSSEAEKILPFLFKGFDDSFSERVKAGDILMAGANFGCGSSREHPAVGLSFAGVKAVICKSVNRIFYRSSVNQGLPIILVPEAVGAYKQGDKVGIDFAKGIITVGGKQFTFAPLPGKLMEIFNAKGLVNYVKNK from the coding sequence ATGGGAAAGACTTTTGCAGAAAAGATTTTAGGCGGTGAATGTGGCAGCATCGTTTTTAAAAAGCCCAATATTGTGCTTACGCACGATAATACCGCAAGTATAGCCGGAACATTTGCCAAAATGGGAGGCATAAATGTGGCTGACCCAGATCAGTTACTCATAATCCTGGATCATAATGCCCCTCCAACCAATTCAAAGTTGGCTAATGATTACCAGAAAATCAGAGATATTGTTGAAAAACAAGGAATCAAGAAATTTCACGATGTGGGTGAAGGTATCTGCCACCAGTTGATGTCGTTGTACGCTCGTCCAAACATGATCATCGTTGGAAGCGATAGCCATACCTCTACAGCAGGAGCTTTTAACGCCTATGCAGCAGGTATTGATCGTACCGAAGCTGCCGGATTGTGGAAACAAGGCGAAACCTGGTTTCGCGTACCGGAATCGGTGAAAATCACCCTAAACGGAAAACTCAGCGAAGGCGTGTATGCCAAGGACCTGGCATTGTGGATCATCGGAATGATAGGCTCCAGCGGAGCTGATTATATGTCAATCGAATACCACGGTGAAGGTGCAAAAACTTTATCGGTAGCCGATCGTATGGTTTTGTGTAATCTGGCTTCGGAAATGGGTGCCAAAAACGCCGTTTTCCCTGCCGACGAAGTTCTGGAAACACATCTTGGTGAAAAAGTCAGAGGAACCTGGGCAGACCCGGATGCCAAATATTTGAAAGAAATAGTTATCAATCTTGGAGATGTATTTCCGGTGGTAGCTGCTCCGCACCATGTTGACAATGTTAAAGCCTTGTCGGAAGTTCAGGGAACCAAATTGAACCAGGCACTTATCGGTACCTGCACCAACGGTCGTATTGAAGACCTCCGTATTGCAGCAAAAATGCTTGAAGGGGAAAAAGTCCCCAGAAACTTCCAGCTTCTCGTAATTCCTGCATCGAAAACCATTTACATGCAGGCAATGAAAGAAGGTTTGATTGAGATATTTATGAATGCCGGTGCCAGTGTGCTTGCTCCTTCCTGTGGCCCATGCCTGGGAACCGGACAAGGCATTCCGGCCGACAATACCACCATCATCTCCACTGCCAACCGTAATTTTAAAGGCAGAATGGGTAATGGTGCTGCTTCCATTTACCTTGCTTCGCCTGCAACAGTGGCAATTTCTGCCATTCATGGCGAAATCACCGACCCGAGAGGCATCGTAGCCAACGATAAATATCCTTATCATGCCGAACAGAGTAAAACTGTAGATATCAAACAAGGTGAAGACCGTTACGCCCAGGGTACATGGAATTATGCCGATGTGGACAATCTGAATACCGACCAGATGTTTGCCGGCAAATTCACTTACGAAATCAACAGTTCGGAAGCTGAAAAGATTTTGCCGTTCCTGTTTAAAGGATTCGACGACAGTTTCTCAGAAAGAGTGAAAGCCGGTGATATCCTGATGGCTGGTGCCAATTTTGGTTGTGGCAGTTCGCGCGAACATCCTGCCGTGGGACTTTCCTTTGCAGGTGTAAAAGCCGTTATCTGCAAATCGGTTAACCGTATTTTCTACCGTTCGTCCGTAAACCAGGGTCTTCCCATCATTTTGGTTCCCGAAGCCGTAGGTGCTTACAAACAAGGTGATAAAGTGGGTATTGATTTTGCCAAGGGAATTATTACCGTCGGTGGAAAACAATTTACCTTTGCTCCACTTCCTGGAAAACTGATGGAAATTTTTAATGCAAAAGGGCTTGTTAACTACGTTAAAAACAAATAA
- a CDS encoding metallophosphoesterase, with translation MKKNTIYKAVTFVVLAIFIGIVSLHFPKYTGRYLFFLLFFLFDLYYWSWWRTYLPQLEANFRKLVSILFWVPISLLLVFFGASSVYPYTEWNIYIWNYALGLIFSLYLARFIPYTFLFLNDIVRLFIKLWHRVAKGEKYCPKRFDRWITIGSFLNWLFFVTLVMGMVIGAWVFKVKKETIYVENLPKTFNGWKIVQISDIHLGNWIYKGQLERAVKMINDQHPDLVLFTGDMVNYSTRETIGYESILAKISAKHGIYAVLGNHDYGDYTSWKSPEEKANNLLQLKKFYKKLGWKLLCNQNDLIICDSDSLTIIGVENWSRHRRFQKRGNLSIALKGVEKVSTQFLLSHDPSHFDKEVSSHFPNIDLTLSGHTHGMQLGLCFGKKRISPAALTECYWGGLYHVKNQYLNVSCGLGTVGYPGRVGILPEINVIELRVK, from the coding sequence ATGAAAAAAAACACTATTTATAAAGCAGTTACTTTCGTTGTCCTTGCAATTTTTATTGGAATTGTTTCGCTGCACTTTCCAAAATATACCGGAAGATACCTGTTTTTTTTGCTTTTTTTCCTTTTCGACCTGTATTACTGGAGCTGGTGGCGTACCTACCTGCCACAACTGGAAGCAAACTTCCGAAAATTAGTCAGTATATTATTCTGGGTACCAATAAGCCTACTGCTTGTGTTTTTCGGAGCGTCCTCCGTGTATCCTTACACTGAATGGAATATTTACATCTGGAACTATGCCCTCGGACTTATTTTTTCCTTGTATTTAGCCCGTTTTATTCCATATACATTTCTGTTTTTAAATGATATAGTAAGACTCTTTATCAAGCTGTGGCATCGAGTAGCAAAAGGCGAAAAATATTGCCCCAAACGGTTCGATCGTTGGATAACCATAGGATCGTTTTTAAACTGGCTGTTTTTTGTTACATTGGTGATGGGAATGGTTATCGGTGCATGGGTTTTCAAAGTGAAGAAAGAAACCATTTACGTTGAGAATCTTCCCAAAACATTCAACGGATGGAAAATAGTACAGATATCGGACATCCACCTGGGAAACTGGATTTACAAAGGTCAATTGGAACGGGCAGTAAAAATGATCAACGACCAGCACCCCGACCTGGTGTTGTTTACCGGCGACATGGTAAATTATTCAACCCGGGAAACCATAGGTTATGAATCTATTCTGGCAAAAATATCCGCCAAACATGGCATTTATGCCGTCCTGGGCAACCACGATTACGGAGATTACACCTCCTGGAAGTCGCCCGAAGAAAAAGCGAATAACCTATTGCAATTAAAGAAATTTTATAAAAAACTGGGATGGAAATTGCTTTGTAACCAAAACGATCTGATCATTTGCGACAGCGACAGCCTCACCATCATCGGGGTAGAAAACTGGAGCAGGCATCGCCGTTTTCAAAAACGCGGGAATTTATCTATTGCTCTTAAAGGAGTGGAAAAAGTCTCCACACAATTCCTTCTCTCACACGACCCGTCTCATTTTGATAAAGAAGTAAGCTCTCATTTCCCCAATATTGATTTAACCCTTTCGGGACACACCCACGGCATGCAGTTGGGATTATGTTTTGGCAAAAAACGAATCAGCCCGGCTGCTTTAACCGAATGCTACTGGGGTGGACTTTACCACGTAAAAAACCAATATCTGAACGTAAGTTGCGGACTTGGAACCGTTGGCTACCCAGGCAGAGTGGGAATTCTTCCGGAAATAAACGTGATAGAACTTAGGGTAAAATAA
- a CDS encoding 4Fe-4S binding protein translates to MAKVKGSIVIDVEKCKGCEVCMTACPEEVISMSKLVNGKGYHFAEPVKDTCTGCTNCAVVCPDGVITVYRAKIND, encoded by the coding sequence ATGGCAAAAGTAAAAGGAAGCATCGTTATAGATGTTGAAAAATGCAAGGGATGTGAAGTGTGCATGACTGCCTGTCCCGAAGAAGTGATTTCCATGTCGAAGCTTGTTAATGGCAAAGGATATCATTTTGCAGAACCGGTTAAGGATACCTGTACCGGTTGCACCAATTGCGCCGTTGTTTGTCCCGACGGAGTAATAACAGTTTACAGGGCAAAAATTAACGATTAA
- a CDS encoding 3-methyl-2-oxobutanoate dehydrogenase subunit VorB: MKELRLMKGNEAIAEAAIRAGADGYFGYPITPQSEVMEYLMAEKPHERTGMVVLQAESEVASINMVYGGAACGKKVMTSSSSPGISLMQEGISYIAGAELPCLVVNVVRGGPGLGTIQPSQADYFQTVKGGGHGDYKLITLAPSSVQEMYDFVKLAFNLAFKYRNPAMILSDGAIGQMMEKVELDEQVPRFTREEIEKNTPWATFGKPATRSHNIITSLELDPNKQEKVNLRIQAKYRELEAKEVRYETIQCDDAEYIFVAYGLSARICMKSIELGRAKGIKVGLLRPITLYPYPYKALNQMADRVKGMLSVEMSAGQMVEDVRLAVEGKVRVEHYGRFGGIIPTPAEVIDALEHKIIGGK, from the coding sequence ATGAAAGAATTACGATTAATGAAAGGCAACGAAGCCATAGCCGAAGCGGCTATTCGCGCAGGTGCCGACGGCTATTTCGGATATCCCATTACTCCCCAGTCGGAGGTTATGGAATACCTGATGGCAGAAAAGCCCCACGAACGAACCGGTATGGTGGTTCTGCAGGCTGAAAGCGAAGTGGCATCCATCAACATGGTGTATGGTGGTGCCGCTTGTGGTAAAAAGGTGATGACATCTTCATCAAGTCCTGGCATAAGTCTTATGCAGGAAGGAATCTCGTACATTGCAGGTGCCGAACTGCCCTGCCTGGTGGTAAACGTTGTACGCGGCGGTCCCGGACTGGGAACCATCCAGCCTTCGCAGGCTGATTATTTCCAAACAGTAAAAGGTGGCGGACACGGCGATTACAAGCTCATCACCCTTGCTCCTTCATCCGTTCAGGAAATGTATGATTTTGTTAAATTAGCTTTTAATCTCGCTTTTAAATACCGCAATCCGGCAATGATACTTTCTGACGGAGCTATCGGACAGATGATGGAAAAAGTAGAACTCGACGAACAGGTTCCCCGCTTTACCCGTGAAGAAATTGAAAAAAATACCCCTTGGGCTACTTTCGGAAAACCGGCAACCCGTAGTCATAACATCATCACATCACTCGAACTGGATCCCAACAAACAGGAAAAAGTTAACCTTCGTATCCAGGCTAAATACCGCGAACTGGAAGCAAAAGAGGTGCGTTACGAAACCATACAATGCGACGACGCCGAATATATTTTCGTAGCTTACGGACTCAGTGCACGCATCTGCATGAAATCTATCGAGCTAGGCAGAGCCAAAGGCATTAAGGTTGGATTGCTCCGCCCCATCACCCTGTATCCTTATCCCTACAAAGCATTGAATCAAATGGCAGACAGGGTTAAGGGCATGCTTTCGGTAGAAATGAGTGCCGGACAAATGGTGGAAGACGTTCGCCTTGCCGTTGAAGGCAAAGTAAGAGTAGAACACTACGGAAGGTTTGGCGGAATTATCCCGACCCCTGCCGAAGTAATTGACGCATTGGAACACAAAATTATCGGAGGAAAATAA